The Erigeron canadensis isolate Cc75 chromosome 4, C_canadensis_v1, whole genome shotgun sequence genome window below encodes:
- the LOC122595862 gene encoding polyadenylate-binding protein-interacting protein 3, producing the protein MNPQQVAQSRSSANGFNRRRGEKEMGGRVENKSQPGKSNFSRTVSGNNGGVESPSRDRLVYVTACLIGHQVDVQVIDGSVISGIFHATNAEKDFGIILKMARVTKAGSSRGQKNVSDVTQKPPSKTLVIPANDLVQIVAKSVSVTRDGFMNELQHNQLHDIMIDSSISQSRHVDLERELEPWVPDDDNPECPELDNTFDSHWNRGWDQFEANATLFGVKSTFNEELYTTKLDRGPQMREREREALRIAREIEGEDTQDLHLAEERGIRFHGKFELDEETKYSSVSRGVDDSGYAEDENILDSQNSETFGDVSDPMMNKSFTDLTIGKSNNESQLPSSFSTLIEVQSSHLNTSTDFLPSSSLDGQTSIQDNQVNQQHTVRNTKEDIEKHMLYERSQASKFEETSLGSCNESGDKGPSVTANVYAPSNMPSKAQETKSFSEVSEGTAVSVKINGPGVSRARPASSASSTSESGNAAPPAAASAPGLSPSSSMGSLTSEKSTLNPHAKEFRLNPNAKSFVPSPAPVRAVSPVSDGSFYYPANVGGPHMHGMPVGIGMGPSFPPNQPAIFGPQGTPLPSQQAYYSPNGPHYPHQMLLSQPRQVVYIPAYPPEMPYKGRDF; encoded by the exons ATGAACCCGCAACAAGTTGCACAATCTAGATCTTCTGCAAATGGATTTAATCGTAGAAGAGGTGAAAAAGAAATGGGAGGTAGAGTGGAAAATAAATCTCAGCCTGGAAAATCAAACTTTAGCAGAACGGTATCTGGAAATAATGGGGGAGTTGAAAGTCCATCACGTGATCGTCTAGTATATGTAACAGCATGCCTTATTGGGCATCAGGTGGATGTCCAGGTCATTGATGGGTCTGTCAtctctggaatatttcatgccACAAATGCTGAGAAAGATTTTG GAATAATCTTGAAAATGGCTCGTGTGACCAAGGCTGGTTCGTCTCGAGGACAGAAAAATGTTTCAGATGTTACACAAAAGCCCCCTTCTAAGACCTTAGTAATACCTGCCAATGACCTTGTGCAGATTGTAGCTAAG AGTGTCTCTGTAACTAGGGATGGATTTATGAATGAACTTCAGCATAATCAACTGCATGACATTATGATAGACTCGTCTATTTCTCAATCCCGGCATGTTGACTTGGAGAGAGAGTTGGAACCTTGGGTCCCTGATGATGATAATCCAGAATGTCCTGAATTGGACAATACATTTGACAGCCATTGGAACAG GGGATGGGATCAATTTGAAgcaaatgcaacattatttggAGTGAAAAGTACATTTAACGAGGAGCTCTACACAACAAAGCTGGATAGAGGTCCTCaaatgagagagagagaaagagaagcTTTAAGAATAGCTAGGGAGATCGAGGGTGAGGACACCCAAGATCTTCATTTAGCTGAG GAAAGAGGTATCCGTTTCCATGGCAAGTTTGAACTTGACGAGGAAACTAAATATTCATCTGTGTCTCGCGGGGTTGATGATAGTGGTTATGCTGAAGACGAAAACATTTTGGATTCACAAAATAGTGAAACATTTGGAGATGTTTCTGATCCTATGATGAACAAGTCATTCACTGACTTGACAATTGGGAAAAGTAATAATGAATCTCAATTACCATCGAGCTTTTCAACACTG ATTGAGGTTCAATCTTCTCATTTGAACACCAGCACTGATTTCCTTCCATCTAGTTCTTTGGATGGTCAAACCAG TATACAAGACAACCAGGTTAATCAACAACATACTGTACGTAATACCAAAGAGGATATCGAGAAGCACATG CTGTATGAGCGAAGCCAGGCTTCCAAATTTGAGG AGACATCATTGGGGTCATGTAACGAAAGTGGTGATAAAGGACCTTCAGTGACTGCTAATGTATATGCACCCTCCAATATGCCGTCTAAAGCTCAAGAAACGAAAAGCTTTAGTGAAGTATCAGAGGGTACAGCAGTCTCTGTAAAGATCAATGGACCTGGAGTTTCTCGTGCACGCCCTGCTAGCTCTGCTTCATCTACTTCAGAATCTGGCAATGCTGCCCCGCCTGCAGCTGCAAGTGCTCCTGGATTATCACCTAGCTCATCAATGGGCTCCTTGACTTCAGAAAAGTCTACATTGAACCCTCATGCAAAG GAGTTTAGACTGAACCCAAATGCCAAAAGTTTTGTTCCTTCGCCGGCACCAGTAAGAGCCGTATCTCCAGTATCTGATGGCTCCTTTTACTACCCAGCTAATGTAGGTGGTCCACATATGCATGGAATGCCTGTTGGCATCGGA ATGGGACCCTCTTTTCCTCCCAACCAGCCTGCTATATTCGGCCCACAAGGAACGCCTTTGCCATCCCAACAGGCATATTATTCTCCAAATGGTCCTCAT TACCCGCATCAGATGCTTCTCAGTCAACCGCGGCAGGTGGTATATATACCCGCTTATCCTCCG GAAATGCCATATAAAGGAAGAGATTTTTAG
- the LOC122595629 gene encoding PHD finger protein ALFIN-LIKE 4-like, which translates to MEANYNPRTVEEVFRDFKGRRAGLIKALTTDVVEFYQQCDPEKENLCLYGFPSEQWEVNLPAEEVPPELPEPALGINFARDGMQDKDWLSLVAVHSDAWLLSVSFYFGSRFGFDKSDRKRLFNMINDLPTIYEVVNGSAKKKHKEKSTISNHSSTKSKSNSKPPPPPTEEEGLDDDEDDDDDDEHGETLCGSCGESYASDEFWICCDICEKWFHGKCVKITPARAEHIKQYKCPSCSNKRSRP; encoded by the exons atgGAAGCAAATTATAATCCTCGCACAGTTGAAGAAGTGTTTAGAGATTTCAAAGGTCGCCGTGCCGGCTTAATTAAAGCTCTCACCACTG ATGTTGTAGAATTTTATCAGCAGTGTGATCCAG AAAAGGAGAACCTGTGTTTGTATGGATTTCCGAGTGAGCAATGGGAAGTGAATTTGCCTGCTGAAGAAGTGCCTCCAGAACTCCCAGAACCAGCATTGGGAATCAATTTTGCAAGAGATGGGATGCAAGATAAAGACTGGTTATCTTTAGTGGCTGTCCACAGTGATGCTTGGTTACTTTCCGTTTCCTTCTACTTTGGTTCCAGATTTGGTTTTGACAAATCAGATAG GAAACGTCTTTTCAACATGATAAATGATCTGCCAACGATATATGAAGTTGTAAATGGTAGTGCAAAGAAAAAGCATAAAGAGAAATCGACAATCTCGAATCACAGCAGCACCAAATCCAAATCAAACTCAAAG CCACCGCCGCCACCAACAGAGGAAGAAGGGttggatgatgatgaagatgacgatgatgatgatgagcaTGGAGAAACGTTATGCGGATCATGTGGAGAAAGTTATGCATCAGATGAGTTCTGGATATGCTGCGATATATGCGAGAAATGGTTCCATGGCAAATGTGTGAAGATCACACCAGCGAGAGCAGAGCACATCAAGCAATACAAGTGTCCGTCTTGCAGCAACAAGAGATCTCGACCTTGA
- the LOC122597672 gene encoding serine/arginine repetitive matrix protein 1-like, translating to MEEDGEETPRTPFWIQSTTNVRRVDLYRRRASSLFFNSGVLIIFLLIVAILSMLVIIPRLIAFSSHIFKPNLVKKSWDSINLVLVLFALAFGFLSRNINKDDNHRDNNKLRFSENRFGRSRSDLSSGTPVTNPAISTPHQYYDFPEQPIVGLRRHRSTSSYPDLRELSPPWNHRRFSDDTHFNYDRYYFRREHDLEDIKDVVHVDTVVGLPQEASFAPVPAPEPVKVESHSPAPLPPSPPPPPPMPSAPTRGSKEKPIRTYQSVEKVSSLEVNKISLPEKETDLLENHDSEIKEQTFVRKRGKGQRRRARSTEPRKMVSPVSEPEPEPEPEPSSPPEIMPEIQELEPKTGKVERKRTGNATKEFFTSFYLKKKKKRQRQRSVDNLDTLVHPSKPPVKINSPAPPPPPPPPPPPAPSSLLNNLFTSKKERRKKNSSEKPPQPSTAARVQTTTITAARAPRPTTTRVSPFVTEKPRAPVKMTFFSGIDDSSSGGESPMSRIPPPPPMPPFKMADWKFPVEGDYVRVQSTLSSGSMSPDGDESQSPSSAVASPLFCPSPDVDTKADTFIARFRAGLKLEKMHSFNQSQGNRMSNLGPGPSQSNRF from the coding sequence ATGGAGGAAGATGGTGAAgaaacaccaagaacaccatTTTGGATACAAAGCACCACCAATGTTCGCCGTGTCGACCTCTATCGCCGCCGTGCCTCTTCGCTCTTCTTCAACTCCGGTGTCCTCatcatttttttacttattgTTGCTATACTTTCAATGCTTGTTATAATTCCAAGACTTATTGCATTTTCATCTCACATTTTTAAGCCAAATTTGGTAAAAAAAAGTTGGGATTCTATAAATTTGGTGTTAGTACTATTTGCATTGGCGTTTGGCTTTCTTAGTAGAAACATTAATAAGGACGATAATCATCgtgataataataaattaagatTTAGTGAGAATAGGTTTGGCCGGAGTAGATCCGATTTGTCAAGCGGAACTCCGGTAACAAATCCGGCGATATCAACCCCACATCAATATTATGATTTCCCTGAGCAACCCATTGTTGGGTTAAGAAGACATAGAAGTACTAGCTCTTACCCTGATCTCCGGGAACTATCGCCACCGTGGAACCACCGTAGATTCTCCGATGACACCCATTTCAACTATGATCGGTATTATTTCCGGCGAGAACATGATCTTGAAGATATTAAAGATGTTGTTCATGTTGATACTGTTGTGGGTCTTCCTCAAGAAGCTTCATTTGCTCCGGTGCCGGCACCGGAGCCAGTTAAAGTTGAATCACACTCTCCGGCGCCATTACCGCCATCtccgccgcctccaccaccgATGCCATCAGCTCCGACCAGAGGTTCAAAAGAAAAGCCAATTAGAACATACCAAAGTGTTGAAAAAGTTAGCAGCTTGGAGGTCAATAAAATCAGTCTGCCGGAAAAAGAAACAGATTTGTTGGAAAATCATGATTCCGAGATAAAGGAACAAACTTTTGTTAGAAAGAGAGGTAAAGGACAACGGAGAAGAGCAAGAAGCACAGAACCCAGAAAAATGGTGTCACCGGTTAGTGAACCGGAACCAGAACCTGAACCTGAACCGTCATCGCCGCCGGAGATAATGCCGGAAATCCAGGAACTTGAGCCAAAAACTGGTAAAGTTGAACGGAAAAGAACCGGTAATGCTACTAAAGAATTCTTTACATCTTTTTacttaaaaaagaagaaaaaaagacaaaGACAAAGAAGTGTTGACAATTTGGATACCTTAGTACACCCTTCTAAGCCGCCGGTAAAAATTAATTCACCAGCgccgccgcctccaccaccaccaccgccccCACCAGCTCCGTCGTcacttctcaacaacttgttcaCATCCAAAAAGGAAAGACGAAAGAAAAACTCGTCGGAAAAACCTCCGCAACCAAGTACAGCGGCGCGTGTACAAACGACCACCATCACGGCGGCGCGTGCACCGAGACCTACTACCACGCGGGTGTCGCCTTTTGTAACGGAAAAACCTAGAGCACCTGTTAAGATGACATTTTTTAGTGGCATTGATGATAGCTCAAGTGGTGGCGAATCGCCCATGAGTCGTATTCCGCCTCCGCCACCAATGCCGCCATTTAAGATGGCTGATTGGAAATTTCCGGTGGAAGGTGATTATGTGAGAGTGCAAAGTACATTGAGCTCTGGTAGTATGTCCCCTGACGGTGATGAGTCTCAGTCACCATCGTCTGCGGTGGCGTCGCCGTTGTTTTGCCCGAGCCCGGATGTGGATACTAAAGCGGATACTTTCATTGCAAGATTTCGGGCCGGGCTGAAACTTGAGAAAATGCATTCGTTTAATCAAAGTCAAGGAAATAGAATGTCCAATCTTGGCCCAGGCCCAAGTCAGAGTAATCgcttttaa
- the LOC122595996 gene encoding 60S ribosomal protein L18a-like protein, whose protein sequence is MIASGLEQDKNGKYTLIGDAENNLLGYFDEPLPCFGFGIGWFCMLSGFIFPLLWYYATILYFRSYYQKDPRERTGLAASAIAALIFTVALLITILVMII, encoded by the exons A TGATTGCATCGGGCTTAGAGCAAGATAAGAACGGAAAGTACACACTAATTGGAGATGCAGAGAATAATCTGCTTGGGTATTTTGATGAACCCCTCCCTTGTTTTGGCTTTGGAATTGGATGGTTTTG CATGTTGTCTGGGTTCATATTCCCTTTGCTTTGGTATTATGCAACAATCTTGTACTTCAGAAGTTACTATCAGAAGGATCCAAGGGAGCGGACAGGACTTGCTGCAAGTGCTATAGCT GCTCTGATATTTACAGTCGCGCTTCTTATTACAATACTCGTGATgatcatttga